In Companilactobacillus allii, one genomic interval encodes:
- a CDS encoding tRNA dihydrouridine synthase: MAQSSYWNKIADKTRKENRPFFSLAPMEAVTGSVFRRVVEKAAAPDVFYTEFTNALSITHPLAKESAKGRLYIDPKENPKPIIQLWGNNGEDFSKAVKEVKKQGFEAIDINTGCPDIAVIKNHSGSDLIKHFDTAKEVIEGARKTNLPVSVKTRIGYSEVDEYKTWIPFLLEQKLPVLTIHVRTREEMSNVPAHYELIDDLVKMRDEIAPDTLLQINGDIADYQAGMKLYHEHPGIDGVMIGRGIFTNPFAFEPVKREHSAHELLGLLRYQLDLYDEFVAMGIPGHFAPLQRFFKIYVRGMKGASAIRNDLMQTKTTDDARKIIDRIDIKD, from the coding sequence TTGGCCCAGTCATCTTACTGGAATAAAATCGCAGATAAGACTAGAAAAGAGAATCGACCATTTTTTAGTTTGGCACCAATGGAGGCCGTTACGGGCTCAGTTTTTCGTCGTGTAGTTGAAAAGGCTGCAGCACCGGATGTTTTCTATACAGAATTTACTAACGCGTTAAGTATCACACATCCCTTGGCTAAGGAATCCGCTAAAGGACGTTTGTACATTGATCCAAAAGAAAATCCCAAACCGATAATTCAGTTGTGGGGCAATAATGGCGAAGACTTTTCTAAAGCAGTCAAAGAAGTTAAGAAGCAAGGTTTTGAGGCAATTGATATCAATACTGGTTGTCCCGATATTGCGGTCATTAAAAACCACAGTGGAAGCGACTTAATAAAACACTTTGATACTGCCAAAGAAGTTATTGAGGGTGCGCGCAAGACAAATTTGCCTGTATCTGTAAAAACAAGGATTGGTTATAGTGAAGTTGATGAGTATAAAACATGGATACCATTTTTACTGGAACAAAAACTTCCAGTCTTAACAATTCATGTACGTACGCGTGAGGAAATGAGTAATGTACCTGCCCATTATGAATTGATCGATGATTTAGTGAAGATGCGTGATGAGATAGCACCAGATACCTTGTTACAGATCAATGGTGACATTGCTGATTATCAGGCTGGAATGAAACTCTATCATGAACATCCTGGAATTGATGGTGTCATGATTGGACGAGGGATCTTTACCAATCCGTTTGCGTTTGAACCAGTTAAAAGAGAACATTCAGCACATGAGTTATTGGGTTTATTACGTTATCAATTAGATTTGTATGATGAATTCGTTGCTATGGGAATTCCCGGTCATTTTGCTCCACTACAGAGATTCTTTAAGATCTATGTTCGTGGAATGAAGGGAGCATCTGCCATTAGGAATGACTTGATGCAGACTAAGACAACTGATGATGCACGTAAAATTATTGATCGAATTGATATTAAGGACTAA
- a CDS encoding SufD family Fe-S cluster assembly protein → MEFNKEFLEDFELAANDHGEPHWLVDGRVEALNEFNELDYPQSKKINWDLLEINEPKWHKSNRQLIPDCENNGNIQIIQLGQKVIVNNLTDDLEEAGVVITDIFTAFRQHPRLIQKSFMNKVINSDEDKFTAFHAAMLNAGIFVYIPKGIQVDQTIEIHVLKDDTLNLPLITHVLVVAEGDSSVNIVEEITDKGSNKNIFNGFTEVLARMNAKIDFKILNKLSGDGEVFLKDKAYLGKGATVNWEENLLNDSKTYASFENNLFGADSKVKTTLNVKSPNNKEFNINVVKHGNNVSSEFDKNFDA, encoded by the coding sequence ATGGAGTTCAATAAAGAATTTTTAGAAGATTTTGAATTGGCCGCTAATGACCATGGTGAGCCACATTGGTTGGTTGATGGAAGAGTTGAAGCACTCAATGAATTTAATGAATTAGATTATCCTCAATCAAAGAAGATAAATTGGGATTTGTTAGAAATTAATGAACCAAAGTGGCATAAATCTAATCGGCAATTAATTCCTGATTGTGAAAATAATGGAAATATTCAAATTATTCAATTGGGTCAAAAAGTTATCGTAAATAATTTAACCGATGATTTAGAAGAAGCAGGCGTTGTGATTACGGATATTTTTACGGCTTTCAGACAACATCCCAGACTAATTCAAAAGTCCTTTATGAATAAAGTAATTAATTCAGATGAAGACAAATTCACTGCCTTTCATGCTGCCATGTTAAATGCAGGAATATTTGTATATATTCCAAAAGGAATTCAAGTTGATCAAACTATAGAAATACACGTTTTAAAAGATGATACTTTGAATTTGCCACTGATAACGCATGTCTTAGTGGTCGCAGAGGGGGATTCATCAGTAAATATTGTTGAAGAAATTACAGATAAGGGTTCAAACAAAAATATCTTTAATGGATTCACTGAGGTTCTGGCAAGGATGAACGCTAAAATTGATTTTAAAATATTGAATAAGCTATCTGGAGATGGTGAAGTATTTTTAAAAGATAAAGCCTATTTGGGCAAGGGTGCCACGGTTAATTGGGAAGAAAATCTGTTGAACGATAGTAAGACGTATGCCAGTTTTGAAAATAATTTATTTGGTGCCGATTCAAAAGTTAAAACAACATTAAATGTAAAAAGTCCGAATAACAAAGAATTTAATATCAACGTAGTTAAACACGGCAATAATGTTTCAAGTGAATTCGATAAGAATTTTGATGCATAA
- the moaC gene encoding cyclic pyranopterin monophosphate synthase MoaC: MAELTHFNNQNRAKMVDVTNKSITSRFAIATGKIKMQHETILRIQEGKIKKGDVLAVAQVAGIMAAKQTSQLIPMCHLIPLTGVDIHFEDDNSTTITVTTKVKTKHVTGVEIEALLAAQTSLLTIYDMCKAIDRGMIITDVHLVEKDGGKSGHFKFD, encoded by the coding sequence ATGGCTGAATTGACTCACTTTAATAATCAAAATAGAGCAAAAATGGTTGATGTCACCAATAAATCAATTACTTCTAGATTTGCTATTGCCACCGGCAAAATCAAGATGCAACATGAAACTATTTTGAGGATTCAAGAAGGAAAAATCAAAAAGGGTGACGTCTTAGCAGTAGCACAAGTTGCTGGAATCATGGCAGCTAAACAAACTAGTCAATTAATTCCAATGTGCCACCTAATCCCACTAACTGGCGTGGATATACATTTTGAAGATGATAACTCCACAACAATAACAGTTACTACAAAAGTCAAAACAAAACATGTTACGGGAGTTGAAATAGAGGCTCTATTAGCTGCTCAAACTTCACTTTTAACTATTTATGACATGTGTAAAGCCATCGATCGTGGCATGATTATTACAGATGTTCATCTAGTCGAAAAAGACGGCGGTAAAAGTGGACACTTCAAATTTGATTGA
- a CDS encoding NTP transferase domain-containing protein translates to MTDSLILAGGKSTRYKSDKALAHFNDVIIPNVKYTADLTLPFVDNCFVSTNKTNNGAINELLDHKITVIPDVYPMIDCGPMSALWAYFQATQTTNADLLVIATDYIIKSDAIKFLNENDGYIKIKQVPYYTCCHLKINIDILMKYVNLKSYRWRSLLNDANCQAQDYGGYLKNINYPEDLK, encoded by the coding sequence ATGACCGATAGTCTGATACTTGCTGGTGGAAAATCAACCCGGTACAAAAGTGATAAGGCGCTAGCACATTTCAATGATGTAATAATTCCCAATGTAAAGTACACTGCCGATTTAACATTACCTTTTGTAGATAATTGTTTTGTTTCTACAAACAAAACTAACAATGGAGCAATAAATGAATTATTGGATCATAAAATAACAGTTATTCCTGATGTTTATCCCATGATAGACTGTGGACCAATGTCTGCACTATGGGCCTATTTTCAAGCAACACAGACTACTAATGCAGACTTATTAGTCATAGCTACTGATTATATTATTAAATCTGATGCCATTAAATTTTTGAATGAGAATGACGGTTATATCAAAATTAAGCAAGTTCCCTACTACACTTGTTGTCATTTAAAGATTAATATTGATATATTAATGAAATATGTCAATTTGAAAAGCTACCGTTGGCGAAGTCTTTTGAATGATGCCAACTGTCAGGCACAAGATTATGGTGGTTATTTGAAGAATATCAACTATCCGGAGGATTTAAAATGA
- a CDS encoding sensor histidine kinase: MLETTQWINNYFNESTDAIMIFKDNELIVSNHMAKELQEELKMNPKYLLEVADSSIKQKFSPTENCFDCIIQNKMKQVSIPITLAKDMPHPLSYFMIYNVIDKDSHVFSLTLKNRGTINRMDQLAQQRKLTQYVNRANENERKRISEDLHDSIAQGVYSAIMGVRRLNNTEMSNDDLNQLTGVIQSQLNDTLTEVKRMALDIRPSVLDSFGLLSALRVLSKRLEENSGVEINVIGSADTSGLSNDIQSVLYRIAQEAINNALKHANADEISILLVSHDHFITLEVIDDGDGFDVPKHQTFNGRSLGLMNMNERVKALNGAFNIKSTVNEGTTVTVKFPIV; this comes from the coding sequence TTGCTTGAAACTACACAATGGATAAATAATTACTTTAATGAATCTACAGATGCCATCATGATTTTTAAAGATAATGAATTAATTGTAAGTAATCATATGGCTAAAGAATTACAGGAAGAACTAAAAATGAACCCCAAATATCTTTTAGAGGTTGCCGACTCATCGATCAAGCAAAAATTCTCACCGACAGAGAATTGCTTTGACTGCATTATTCAAAATAAGATGAAACAGGTCTCTATACCTATCACTCTTGCCAAAGACATGCCCCATCCCCTTTCTTATTTCATGATTTACAACGTTATTGATAAAGACAGTCATGTCTTCTCACTAACCTTAAAAAATCGTGGAACGATCAATCGAATGGATCAATTGGCTCAACAAAGAAAACTCACACAATATGTCAACCGCGCTAATGAGAATGAACGCAAACGAATCTCCGAAGATTTACACGATAGTATTGCACAAGGAGTTTACTCTGCCATTATGGGAGTTAGACGCCTAAATAATACAGAAATGTCCAATGATGATTTGAATCAACTCACTGGTGTGATTCAATCTCAGCTCAATGATACCCTGACCGAAGTTAAAAGAATGGCTTTAGATATTCGTCCATCTGTTCTTGATAGTTTTGGACTTTTATCTGCGTTACGTGTTCTGTCCAAACGTCTTGAAGAAAATTCTGGCGTTGAGATCAACGTGATTGGAAGCGCTGACACTAGTGGCCTTTCAAATGATATTCAAAGTGTACTTTATAGAATAGCTCAAGAAGCAATTAACAATGCCTTAAAACACGCAAATGCTGATGAAATTTCTATTTTACTAGTATCACACGATCACTTTATAACCTTAGAGGTAATCGATGATGGTGACGGTTTCGATGTACCAAAACATCAGACATTTAATGGACGTTCACTGGGTTTGATGAATATGAACGAACGTGTTAAAGCGTTAAATGGTGCCTTTAACATTAAATCAACAGTAAATGAGGGTACTACTGTTACTGTTAAGTTTCCAATAGTTTGA
- a CDS encoding GAF domain-containing protein: MNLEQTNNQFDYQDLVNKIYQNEEFDFVGIAIQSNNSPHSIKWQFVAGNTNERFRRIVLRSGIGIAGLVIRTGKPFWDNNLIEYEYSNKMYTPIAQNEHLHSAVAVPIIANTGIIIGVLLAGYHSNIEVSNKTAQTLSQYL; the protein is encoded by the coding sequence GTGAATCTAGAACAGACAAATAACCAATTTGATTATCAGGACTTGGTAAATAAAATCTATCAAAACGAAGAATTTGATTTTGTTGGTATTGCAATTCAATCAAATAACTCTCCACACTCTATTAAATGGCAATTTGTCGCCGGTAATACTAATGAAAGATTTAGAAGAATCGTCTTAAGAAGTGGTATTGGGATTGCTGGTCTAGTAATTCGAACCGGCAAACCATTTTGGGACAATAATTTAATAGAATATGAATACTCTAATAAAATGTATACTCCAATTGCACAAAATGAACACTTACACAGTGCCGTGGCAGTACCTATCATTGCAAATACAGGTATTATTATTGGTGTTTTACTTGCAGGGTATCACTCAAATATAGAGGTTTCTAATAAAACAGCCCAAACTCTCTCCCAATATCTTTGA
- a CDS encoding molybdopterin-guanine dinucleotide biosynthesis protein B: MAITFQIIGHKKSGKTTLLQNFLTETPQYKFSVVKHTHLPIDIATTNDTGKFFQYSDDVLLLNNEQTIHYQRNLPTTNLDKIAKLQKGDSDFIIIEGIKELDFPKIVLLKSDESISDYSDITNISTFVSIQGNTSTKVLNIENINNRKKFINSFIEDIQNDR; the protein is encoded by the coding sequence ATGGCTATTACCTTTCAAATAATCGGACATAAAAAAAGTGGAAAAACTACTTTGCTACAAAATTTTCTTACTGAAACACCACAATATAAATTCAGTGTCGTCAAACACACTCATTTACCAATTGATATTGCAACTACAAATGATACTGGTAAATTTTTCCAATATTCTGATGATGTGTTGCTATTAAATAATGAACAAACAATTCATTACCAAAGAAACTTGCCTACTACAAATTTAGATAAAATCGCAAAGCTCCAAAAAGGTGATTCTGATTTCATTATTATTGAAGGAATTAAGGAATTGGACTTTCCAAAAATCGTTTTACTTAAATCTGACGAGTCAATCAGTGATTACTCTGATATAACTAACATCTCGACCTTTGTTTCTATTCAAGGTAATACTTCTACAAAAGTTTTAAATATTGAAAATATAAATAATCGAAAAAAATTTATAAACAGTTTTATAGAGGATATTCAAAATGACCGATAG
- a CDS encoding FeoB-associated Cys-rich membrane protein, which produces MTLFINILIAAIIVGLAGYEIFKVTQKSKQGKCAACDYKCEAKLMADKASKQQILKRIL; this is translated from the coding sequence ATGACATTGTTTATTAATATATTAATTGCCGCTATTATTGTGGGACTTGCCGGATATGAGATATTCAAAGTTACTCAAAAATCCAAACAAGGTAAATGTGCTGCTTGTGATTACAAATGTGAGGCCAAATTAATGGCCGATAAGGCTTCTAAACAGCAAATACTTAAAAGGATTCTGTAA
- a CDS encoding FeoA family protein, whose protein sequence is MQLISEPVINQVFTVCNIEELDDQTMQRLHSLGIHNNSNMTVIRFFPLHGPVIVEVDHQQIGIRYKVFKLLAGEDI, encoded by the coding sequence ATGCAATTGATTTCTGAACCAGTGATCAATCAAGTTTTTACAGTCTGTAATATTGAAGAATTAGATGATCAAACCATGCAACGTCTTCATAGTCTTGGTATTCACAACAATAGCAATATGACGGTTATCAGATTTTTCCCATTGCATGGACCTGTGATCGTTGAAGTTGATCACCAGCAAATTGGCATTCGTTATAAAGTCTTCAAGTTGCTAGCTGGGGAGGATATTTGA
- the feoB gene encoding ferrous iron transport protein B has protein sequence MTTVALMGNPNTGKTTIFNQITDSYAYVGNWTGVTVEKKMGTIKHSDVMVTDLPGVYSLNPLTKDESVAINYLLTDDADLILNVTNAGQLKRNLLLSIELLEYGTPVIIALNMIDDLKRSGIYYDIDTLSDRLGCHIETTNARNKDGIKQLREELLNIPHDKIPQGPLELDYPFMIKQAIRQASEKLIADFDMKESFARWIAIQYIDKNKSIRKYALHNNLTPLLSQKDYYDAQNFEDKIFKTRLNFIDSTLAEAKNNLSDTKNIEMTSRIDKFVTNPILGLPIFIAIFYLMFKISFDWIGTPLSNQLDALLSGPISSFANQFLTSIGAMDFLRSLIVDGVIAGVGGVLTFIPQIFALFACISLLEDSGYMARAALVTDRIMEMIGLNGKAFIPLIIGFGCNVTGIMAARTIEQPKERLITTLISPFMSCSARLPIYSLFVAAFFPRNQALVVLSIYFLGIAVALGMAKFYQLVFHVKDSTVFIVELPKYHIPRLDIIWRGTWDKSKGFVKKAGTVIFAGTVLIWLLSNFGPTGFITNIDHSFSALLGKVMLPVFAPIGITSWEAISALFTGILAKEVISSSMMVLFHTTSQTALIATFGQMFTPVSAYALLVFILLYVPCFATIGTIKSETGSTKWAIYSIFSSLFIAYTLSFIIFQIGSLLF, from the coding sequence ATGACTACTGTAGCCTTGATGGGCAACCCCAATACTGGTAAAACTACTATCTTTAATCAAATTACCGATTCATATGCCTATGTTGGCAACTGGACTGGTGTAACGGTTGAAAAGAAAATGGGTACCATCAAGCACTCAGATGTCATGGTGACTGATCTTCCTGGTGTATACTCTTTAAATCCTTTAACAAAAGATGAATCGGTTGCTATCAACTATTTATTAACAGATGATGCAGACTTGATTTTGAACGTTACTAATGCTGGTCAGTTAAAAAGAAATCTTCTATTATCAATAGAATTACTTGAATATGGAACACCAGTTATTATCGCTCTAAATATGATTGATGATTTGAAACGTTCTGGAATATATTACGATATTGATACTTTATCTGATAGATTAGGTTGTCATATAGAAACAACCAATGCCAGAAACAAAGATGGTATCAAACAACTTCGTGAGGAACTCTTAAATATTCCACACGACAAAATTCCCCAAGGCCCATTAGAACTTGATTACCCTTTCATGATTAAACAAGCTATTCGTCAAGCAAGTGAGAAATTAATTGCTGACTTCGATATGAAAGAATCGTTTGCACGTTGGATTGCTATTCAATATATAGACAAGAATAAGAGCATTCGTAAATACGCACTCCATAATAATTTAACACCTTTACTATCACAAAAGGACTATTATGATGCACAAAACTTTGAAGATAAAATATTCAAAACACGACTAAACTTCATCGATTCAACCCTTGCAGAAGCTAAGAACAACTTATCTGATACTAAAAACATTGAGATGACTTCAAGAATCGACAAGTTTGTTACAAATCCGATTCTAGGATTACCTATTTTTATTGCAATTTTTTATTTGATGTTCAAAATATCATTTGATTGGATTGGGACACCACTGTCAAATCAATTGGATGCACTGTTATCAGGACCTATTTCTAGTTTTGCCAATCAATTTTTAACAAGTATTGGTGCAATGGACTTTCTAAGATCATTGATTGTTGACGGTGTAATTGCCGGAGTTGGTGGCGTTTTAACTTTTATACCACAAATATTTGCTTTATTCGCTTGTATTTCATTATTAGAGGACTCCGGATATATGGCTCGTGCCGCACTTGTAACTGATCGTATCATGGAAATGATCGGTCTAAATGGTAAAGCATTTATCCCACTTATTATCGGGTTTGGCTGTAACGTGACTGGAATTATGGCTGCTAGAACAATTGAGCAGCCAAAGGAACGCTTGATAACAACTCTAATTTCACCATTTATGAGTTGTTCCGCACGACTACCTATCTACAGTTTATTCGTAGCAGCATTCTTCCCCAGAAATCAAGCTTTAGTAGTTTTATCAATCTACTTCTTGGGTATTGCCGTAGCTTTAGGCATGGCTAAGTTTTATCAGTTGGTCTTCCATGTTAAGGACAGTACCGTGTTTATCGTTGAACTTCCTAAATACCACATACCAAGATTAGACATAATCTGGCGTGGAACTTGGGATAAGAGTAAGGGATTTGTTAAAAAAGCTGGTACAGTTATTTTTGCTGGTACAGTTTTGATTTGGCTCTTATCAAATTTTGGTCCAACTGGATTCATAACCAATATTGATCATAGCTTTTCAGCGTTATTAGGAAAAGTTATGTTACCAGTCTTTGCCCCAATCGGTATAACATCGTGGGAAGCAATTAGTGCCCTATTCACTGGTATTTTGGCTAAAGAAGTTATTAGCTCAAGTATGATGGTTCTTTTCCATACAACGAGTCAAACCGCCTTAATAGCAACATTTGGGCAAATGTTCACGCCTGTTTCTGCTTATGCATTGTTAGTGTTTATTTTGTTATATGTACCATGTTTCGCAACAATAGGAACAATTAAATCTGAGACCGGCTCTACTAAATGGGCAATCTACTCCATTTTTTCCAGTCTTTTTATTGCTTACACCTTATCATTTATAATTTTTCAAATAGGAAGTTTATTATTCTAA